A portion of the Parasteatoda tepidariorum isolate YZ-2023 chromosome 5, CAS_Ptep_4.0, whole genome shotgun sequence genome contains these proteins:
- the LOC107442040 gene encoding protein-S-isoprenylcysteine O-methyltransferase, with protein sequence MAISTNGRISLYCFCVNLTVLLVPCLGYLSRTLKLVVEDYWIIMSLVYALGIQLHILTVYKNRGYAYKIAWRSGLLGFFFGLGILIACLAQPSWNTFGFYVSHLSFFHFSEYLTTAIINPKSLSLDSFLLNHSKEYVMAAVFSWLEFFLEWYFFPNSKVFSLIVVLGLIMCIGGEMIRKGAMFTARTNFNHIIQSHREEGHVLVVHGIYGWCRHPSYCGWFLWSIGTQVTLQNPFCSIVYAAASWRFFKQRVVEEEITLLNFFGEDYVNYQRKVPTGLPFINGYRLEL encoded by the coding sequence ATGGCTATTAGTACCAACGGTCGAATaagtttatattgtttttgtgTTAATCTAACTGTGTTACTAGTTCCATGTCTAGGATATTTATCACGAACATTAAAACTAGTAGTAGAAGACTACTGGATTATTATGTCACTCGTTTATGCTTTAGGAATTCAGCTACATATACTTACAGTTTACAAAAACAGAGGCTATGCTTATAAAATTGCTTGGCGATCTGGTTTACTTGGTTTCTTTTTCGGATTAGGAATTTTAATCGCCTGTTTAGCTCAGCCTTCTTGGAATACTTTTGGTTTTTACGTGTCACACTTAagctttttccatttttcggaGTATCTTACCACTGCAATCATCAATCCTAAATCACTTAGTTTAGATTCATTCCTTTTAAACCACAGTAAAGAATACGTCATGGCAGCTGTTTTCAGCTGGCTCGAATTCTTTCTGGAATGGTACTTTTTCCCAAATTCAAAGGTATTCTCTTTAATTGTAGTCCTGGGTTTGATTATGTGCATCGGTGGAGAAATGATTCGTAAAGGAGCCATGTTTACTGCCAGAACAAACTTTAACCATATTATTCAAAGTCATAGAGAAGAAGGTCACGTGCTGGTAGTGCACGGTATATATGGATGGTGTCGACACCCTTCGTATTGCGGGTGGTTTTTGTGGTCCATAGGTACACAGGTGACATTACAAAATCCATTTTGCTCAATTGTGTACGCAGCTGCATCGTGGAGGTTTTTCAAACAAAGAGTGGTCGAAGAAGAAATAACTCTTTTGAATTTCTTCGGCGAAGACTATGTGAATTATCAGAGGAAAGTCCCCACCGGCTTGCCGTTTATTAACGGTTATAGACTAgaactttga